From the genome of Mesorhizobium japonicum MAFF 303099, one region includes:
- the dnaJ gene encoding molecular chaperone DnaJ, whose product MKADFYETLGVQKGADEKELKSAFRKLAMQFHPDRNPGDHSCEHKFKEINEAYETLKDPQKRAAYDRFGHAAFEQGGMNGGAQGFGAGGFADIFEDIFGDMMGGRQRRSSGGRERGADLRYNMEISLEEAFAGKTAQIRVPASISCTECSGSGAKPGTQPVTCSMCHGHGKVRATQGFFSIERTCPQCQGRGQTIKDPCPKCAGQGRVTEERSLSVNIPAGIEDGTRIRLANEGEAGLRGGPSGDLYIFLAVKPHEFFQRDGADLYCKVPISMTTAALGGSFEVTTLDGTQTKVKVPEGTQNGRQFRLKGKGMPVLRQPNVGDLYIQTAVETPQNLSRRQRELLEEFEQLSSQDNSPQSSGFFARMKDFFESFGER is encoded by the coding sequence ATGAAAGCTGATTTCTACGAAACGCTGGGCGTGCAAAAGGGCGCCGACGAGAAGGAGCTCAAGAGCGCTTTCCGCAAGCTCGCCATGCAGTTCCATCCTGACCGCAATCCCGGCGATCATTCCTGCGAGCACAAGTTCAAGGAAATCAACGAAGCCTACGAGACGCTGAAGGACCCGCAAAAGCGCGCGGCCTACGACCGTTTCGGCCACGCCGCCTTCGAACAGGGCGGCATGAATGGCGGCGCGCAAGGCTTTGGTGCCGGCGGCTTCGCCGACATCTTCGAGGATATTTTCGGCGACATGATGGGCGGGCGCCAGCGCCGCTCGTCAGGCGGCCGCGAGCGCGGCGCCGACCTGCGCTACAACATGGAAATCTCGCTGGAAGAGGCCTTTGCCGGCAAGACCGCGCAAATCCGCGTTCCGGCCTCGATATCGTGCACCGAATGCTCCGGCAGCGGCGCCAAACCCGGCACCCAGCCGGTGACATGCTCGATGTGCCACGGCCACGGCAAGGTGCGGGCGACGCAAGGCTTCTTCTCGATCGAGCGCACCTGCCCGCAATGCCAGGGCCGCGGCCAGACGATCAAGGATCCATGCCCGAAATGCGCCGGCCAGGGCCGCGTCACCGAGGAACGCTCGCTGTCGGTCAACATTCCGGCCGGCATCGAGGACGGCACCCGCATCCGCCTTGCCAATGAGGGCGAGGCCGGCCTGCGCGGCGGGCCTTCGGGCGACCTCTATATTTTCCTGGCGGTGAAGCCGCATGAATTCTTCCAGCGCGATGGTGCCGACCTCTATTGCAAGGTGCCGATCTCGATGACGACGGCGGCCCTTGGCGGTTCCTTCGAGGTGACGACGCTGGACGGCACCCAGACCAAGGTGAAAGTGCCCGAAGGCACGCAGAACGGCCGCCAGTTCCGCCTCAAGGGCAAGGGCATGCCGGTGCTGCGCCAGCCCAATGTCGGCGACCTCTATATCCAGACCGCTGTCGAGACGCCGCAGAACCTGTCGCGCCGCCAGCGCGAGTTGCTGGAGGAGTTCGAACAGCTCTCCTCGCAGGACAATTCGCCCCAATCGAGCGGGTTTTTCGCCCGCATGAAGGATTTTTTCGAGTCTTTCGGCGAGCGTTGA
- the dnaK gene encoding molecular chaperone DnaK: protein MAKVIGIDLGTTNSCIAIMDGKEPKVIENAEGARTTPSIVAISGDGERLVGQPAKRQAVTNPENTIFAVKRLIGRRYDDPVTEKDKKLVPYKIVKGDNGDAWVEAGGKKQSPSQISAMILQKMKETAEAYLGEKVEKAVITVPAYFNDAQRQATKDAGKIAGLEVLRIINEPTAAALAYGLDKKDGKTIAVYDLGGGTFDISVLEIGDGVFEVKSTNGDTFLGGEDFDMRLVEYLAAEFKKEQGIDLKNDKLALQRLKEAAEKAKIELSSTTQTEINLPFITADATGPKHLTLKLTRAKFESLVEDLVQRTIDPCKAALKDAGLKAGEIDEVVLVGGMTRMPKIQEIVKQFFGKEPHKGVNPDEVVALGAAIQAGVLQGDVKDVLLLDVTPLSLGIETLGGVFTRLIERNTTIPTKKSQVFSTAEDSQSAVTIRVFQGEREMAADNKALGQFDLVGIPPAPRGVPQIEVTFDIDANGIVNVSAKDKGTGKEHQIRIQASGGLSDADIEKMVKDAEANAETDKKRRAVVEARNQAEALVHSSEKSLKEYGDKVSEAERTAISDAIAALKTAAEGDDAADIEAKSQALAEASMKLGQAMYEASQKEAAEADAKADAAKDSDVVDADFEEIDEDDDKKKSA from the coding sequence ATGGCAAAAGTAATCGGTATCGATCTCGGCACCACCAATTCCTGCATCGCCATCATGGATGGCAAGGAGCCCAAGGTAATCGAGAATGCGGAAGGCGCGCGCACGACGCCTTCCATCGTCGCCATCTCGGGCGACGGCGAACGTCTGGTCGGCCAGCCGGCCAAGCGCCAGGCGGTCACCAATCCTGAAAACACCATCTTCGCGGTCAAGCGCCTGATCGGCCGCCGTTATGACGATCCGGTGACGGAAAAGGACAAGAAGCTTGTCCCCTACAAGATCGTCAAGGGCGACAATGGCGATGCCTGGGTCGAGGCCGGCGGCAAGAAGCAGTCGCCCAGCCAGATCTCGGCCATGATCCTGCAGAAGATGAAGGAAACGGCGGAAGCCTATCTCGGCGAGAAGGTCGAGAAGGCGGTCATCACCGTTCCGGCCTATTTCAACGACGCCCAGCGCCAGGCCACCAAGGACGCCGGCAAGATCGCCGGCCTCGAAGTGCTGCGCATCATCAACGAGCCTACGGCTGCCGCACTCGCCTACGGCCTCGACAAGAAGGATGGCAAGACCATTGCCGTCTATGACCTTGGCGGCGGCACGTTCGACATTTCGGTGCTCGAAATCGGCGACGGCGTGTTCGAGGTGAAGTCGACCAATGGCGACACCTTCCTCGGCGGCGAGGATTTCGACATGCGCCTGGTCGAATATCTGGCGGCCGAGTTCAAGAAGGAACAGGGCATCGACCTGAAGAACGACAAGCTTGCCTTGCAGCGCCTCAAGGAGGCGGCTGAAAAGGCCAAGATCGAGCTGTCGTCCACCACGCAGACCGAAATCAACCTGCCCTTCATCACCGCCGACGCGACCGGCCCGAAGCACCTGACGCTGAAGCTGACGCGCGCCAAGTTCGAAAGCCTGGTCGAAGACCTCGTCCAGCGCACCATCGACCCGTGCAAGGCGGCGCTCAAGGATGCCGGGCTGAAGGCTGGCGAGATCGACGAAGTGGTCCTGGTCGGCGGCATGACCCGCATGCCCAAGATCCAGGAGATCGTGAAGCAGTTCTTCGGCAAGGAGCCGCACAAGGGCGTCAACCCGGATGAGGTCGTCGCTCTCGGCGCCGCCATCCAGGCCGGCGTGCTGCAGGGCGACGTCAAGGACGTGCTGTTGCTCGACGTGACGCCGCTGTCGCTCGGCATTGAGACGCTGGGCGGCGTGTTCACCCGGCTGATCGAGCGCAACACGACGATCCCGACCAAGAAGAGCCAGGTGTTCTCGACCGCCGAGGATTCGCAGTCGGCCGTGACCATCCGCGTCTTCCAGGGTGAGCGTGAAATGGCCGCCGACAACAAGGCGCTCGGCCAGTTCGACCTGGTCGGCATTCCGCCGGCGCCGCGCGGCGTGCCGCAGATCGAGGTCACCTTCGACATCGACGCCAACGGCATCGTCAACGTTTCGGCCAAGGACAAGGGCACCGGCAAGGAGCATCAGATCCGCATCCAGGCCTCGGGTGGTCTTTCGGACGCCGACATCGAGAAGATGGTCAAGGACGCCGAAGCCAATGCCGAGACCGACAAGAAGCGGCGCGCCGTGGTCGAGGCCCGCAACCAGGCCGAGGCGCTGGTGCATTCGTCCGAGAAGTCGCTGAAGGAATATGGCGACAAGGTCTCGGAAGCCGAGCGCACGGCGATTTCCGATGCCATCGCGGCGTTGAAGACCGCCGCCGAGGGCGACGACGCGGCCGACATCGAGGCCAAGAGCCAGGCGCTCGCCGAAGCTTCGATGAAGCTCGGCCAGGCCATGTACGAGGCCTCGCAGAAGGAAGCGGCGGAAGCCGACGCCAAGGCGGATGCCGCCAAGGACTCCGACGTGGTCGATGCCGATTTCGAGGAAATCGACGAGGACGACGACAAGAAGAAGTCGGCCTGA
- the rpe gene encoding ribulose-phosphate 3-epimerase yields the protein MSTKTLIAPSVLASDFSKLGDEVEAVAAAGADWIHLDVMDGHFVPNITFGPPVIKAIRNRTKAFFDCHLMIAPADPYLAAFAEAGCDGMTVHAEAGPHLDRSLQTIRNLGKKAGVSLNPATPETMIEYVLDRLDLILIMTVNPGFGGQAFIPGIVDKVRRVKALIGDRPIRIEIDGGVSPETAPLVTAAGADVLVAGAAIFKGGSVEAYRANIEAIRTAADKAAG from the coding sequence ATGAGCACAAAGACCTTGATCGCACCTTCGGTGCTGGCTTCGGACTTTTCGAAGCTCGGCGACGAGGTCGAAGCCGTCGCGGCCGCGGGCGCCGACTGGATCCATCTCGATGTCATGGATGGCCATTTCGTCCCCAACATCACCTTCGGCCCGCCCGTCATCAAGGCGATCCGCAACCGCACCAAGGCCTTCTTCGACTGCCATCTGATGATTGCGCCGGCCGATCCCTATCTCGCCGCCTTCGCCGAAGCCGGCTGTGACGGCATGACGGTGCATGCCGAGGCCGGACCGCATCTCGACCGCTCGCTGCAGACCATCAGGAATCTTGGCAAGAAGGCCGGTGTGTCGCTCAATCCGGCGACGCCGGAAACGATGATCGAATATGTGCTCGACCGGCTCGACCTGATCCTGATCATGACCGTCAATCCGGGCTTCGGCGGCCAGGCCTTCATCCCGGGGATCGTCGACAAGGTGAGAAGGGTCAAGGCGCTGATCGGCGACCGGCCGATCCGCATCGAGATCGATGGCGGCGTTTCGCCCGAAACGGCGCCCCTGGTCACGGCAGCCGGCGCCGATGTGCTGGTGGCGGGTGCGGCCATCTTCAAAGGCGGCAGTGTCGAAGCCTACCGCGCCAACATCGAAGCGATCAGGACAGCGGCCGACAAGGCCGCCGGCTGA
- a CDS encoding GntR family transcriptional regulator, whose translation MTYGAANLNDDGTGSKSTLASTVYHQLRDDLLGGALETESKLRVEWVVSKYGAGASPVREALNRLASEGLLGRHDQRGFFIMPVSAAELEELTRTRCWLEERALRESIAHRTAEWEEQLVLALHRLGRASRLSPQNATSLDPDWEKLHRTFHRVLISACRSHWLVGFCDQLSDHAYRYRQMANDGESIPRDDFAEHRQIAEYALDGNADEAVKALIDHYQLTASICMERFKQGEVAKVAASAERARR comes from the coding sequence TTGACATATGGAGCTGCCAACCTGAACGACGACGGCACAGGATCCAAGAGCACACTCGCCAGCACGGTCTATCACCAATTGCGGGATGATCTTCTCGGCGGCGCTCTTGAAACCGAAAGCAAACTGCGGGTCGAGTGGGTTGTTTCCAAATATGGCGCCGGCGCTTCGCCGGTTCGTGAAGCTCTTAATCGCCTTGCCTCCGAAGGACTTCTTGGTCGCCACGACCAGCGTGGCTTTTTCATCATGCCGGTCAGTGCGGCGGAGCTCGAGGAGCTGACGCGGACCCGCTGCTGGCTCGAGGAGCGGGCGCTTCGCGAATCCATCGCCCACCGCACCGCCGAATGGGAAGAACAGCTGGTGCTGGCGCTGCATCGCCTGGGCCGCGCCTCGCGTCTTTCGCCGCAAAATGCCACGTCGCTCGATCCGGACTGGGAGAAATTGCACCGCACCTTTCATCGGGTGCTGATCTCGGCCTGCCGGTCGCACTGGCTGGTGGGTTTCTGCGATCAGCTTTCCGATCACGCCTATCGCTACCGGCAAATGGCCAATGACGGCGAAAGCATCCCGCGCGACGATTTCGCCGAACACCGGCAGATCGCCGAATACGCGCTGGACGGCAATGCCGACGAGGCCGTCAAGGCCTTGATCGATCACTACCAGCTGACCGCTTCCATATGCATGGAACGTTTCAAGCAAGGCGAAGTCGCAAAGGTCGCCGCCTCGGCCGAACGCGCCCGGCGGTAA
- a CDS encoding malonate--CoA ligase: MSNHLFDAFRSRMPAPGHLLMETDDGRSLSYGDMLARSAQFAHALLQLDVEPGDRVAVQVEKSPEALLLYLACVRAGAVFLPLNTAYTLTELGYFFGDAAPRVIVCDPARAADIGRMVEPSGAVVVTLDRNGRGSLADQASRLPSDFHDVARGPDDLAAILYTSGTTGRSKGAMLSHENLASNARVLVEQWRFTSGDVLIHALPIFHTHGLFVATNVVLMAGAAMLFEQKFDPARIVALLPRGTALMGVPTFYVRLLQQDGLDRQAAKTIRLFVSGSAPLLADTHKAWRERTGHAILERYGMTETNMNTSNPYEGERRAGTVGFPLPGVALRIADPDTGKPLAQGEVGMIEVKGPNVFGGYWRMPEKTKAEFRADGFFITGDLGMVDTDGYVHIVGRGKDLIISGGYNIYPKELESEIDALDGVSESAVIGVAHPDFGEGVTAVVVRAPGAAITGAEVLGAIAGRLARYKHPKQVIFVDELPRNTMGKVQKNLLRDAYKDLYTS, translated from the coding sequence ATGAGCAATCATCTGTTCGATGCGTTCCGGTCCCGGATGCCGGCGCCCGGGCATCTGTTGATGGAAACCGATGACGGGCGCTCGCTGAGCTATGGCGACATGCTGGCGCGGTCGGCACAGTTCGCGCACGCGCTGCTGCAATTGGATGTCGAGCCCGGCGACCGGGTGGCCGTGCAGGTCGAGAAGAGCCCGGAGGCGCTGCTGCTCTATCTCGCCTGCGTGCGCGCCGGTGCCGTCTTCCTGCCGCTCAACACCGCCTACACGCTGACCGAACTCGGCTATTTCTTCGGGGATGCAGCGCCGCGCGTCATCGTCTGCGATCCGGCAAGGGCGGCCGATATCGGGCGCATGGTCGAGCCATCCGGCGCCGTCGTCGTCACGCTCGACCGCAACGGCCGGGGATCGCTGGCGGACCAGGCCTCGCGTCTGCCGTCGGATTTTCACGATGTGGCGCGCGGGCCGGATGATCTCGCGGCAATCCTCTACACGTCGGGAACGACCGGCCGCTCGAAAGGCGCCATGCTCAGCCACGAGAACCTGGCCTCGAATGCACGGGTGCTGGTCGAGCAATGGCGCTTCACATCAGGCGACGTGCTGATCCACGCACTGCCGATCTTTCACACCCATGGCCTGTTCGTCGCCACCAACGTCGTCCTGATGGCGGGCGCCGCGATGCTGTTCGAGCAGAAATTCGATCCGGCCCGCATCGTCGCGCTGCTGCCGCGCGGCACCGCGCTGATGGGCGTGCCGACCTTTTATGTGCGCCTGCTGCAGCAGGATGGACTGGACCGGCAGGCGGCGAAGACTATCCGCCTGTTCGTGTCCGGCTCCGCGCCGCTGCTGGCCGACACGCACAAGGCCTGGCGCGAGCGCACCGGCCACGCCATCCTCGAACGCTACGGCATGACCGAGACCAACATGAACACCTCGAACCCCTATGAGGGCGAACGGCGCGCCGGCACGGTCGGCTTCCCCTTGCCGGGTGTCGCTTTGCGCATCGCCGATCCCGACACGGGCAAGCCGCTGGCCCAAGGCGAAGTCGGCATGATCGAGGTCAAGGGTCCGAACGTTTTCGGCGGCTATTGGCGCATGCCGGAAAAGACCAAGGCGGAATTCCGCGCCGACGGTTTCTTCATCACCGGCGATCTCGGCATGGTCGACACCGACGGCTATGTCCATATCGTCGGCCGCGGCAAGGATCTGATCATTTCGGGCGGCTACAACATCTATCCGAAGGAGCTCGAAAGTGAGATCGACGCGCTTGATGGAGTGAGCGAAAGCGCCGTCATCGGCGTCGCCCATCCGGATTTCGGCGAAGGCGTCACCGCGGTCGTCGTGCGAGCGCCGGGGGCAGCGATCACCGGAGCCGAAGTGCTTGGCGCAATCGCCGGACGCCTGGCTAGGTACAAGCATCCGAAGCAGGTGATCTTCGTCGACGAATTGCCGCGCAACACGATGGGCAAGGTCCAGAAGAATCTTCTGCGAGACGCCTACAAGGATCTCTACACATCCTAG
- a CDS encoding ABC transporter ATP-binding protein/permease gives MSEAKPRSKPADGIKPGGTPKPRRQKPRDERPRDDEPREKKPSDKKASIVEAAASEIVGEAPPPEAVESDPELTPEQAEQARKKYLLKRFWISGRGYWGRHGDRLGWPLTIGLLILIGINVGFQYGINVWNRSIFDAIEKRDAHTVYFLSAVFVPLVIGSMSLVVAQVYLRMTMQRRWRSWLSTSVIARWLANGRYYQLNLVQGDHQNPEARLSEDLRVATEAPVDFVAGVIVATLSASTFIVVLWTIGGALSFNLGGSTFTVPGFLVVTAVIYAAITSTSMFVIGRNFVRLSEEKNQAEAEFRYVLTRVRENGESIALLGGEEEERSGIDKTFSGVLKRWAQLTGQHMRTALVSQGSSLFAPVVPVLLCAPKFLEGSMSLGQVMQAASAFAIVQGSFGWLVDNYPRLADWNASARRIASLMMSLDGLERAEQSDELGRIQHGETKGDTMLSLDNLSVTLDDGTSMVKETEVAVEAGERVLVSGESGSGKSTLVRAIAGLWPWGSGSVNFHPDKRLFMLPQRPYIPSGTLRRVVAYPAAANTWKLEQIKAALDKVGLGHLAGRIKEEAPWDQTLSGGEKQRVAFARLLLHRPDIVVLDEATSALDEKSQDQMMEMVIRELPEVTIVSVAHRAELEAFHTRKITLERRKGGAKLVGDIDLMARNRKRGLFQRALWGSGTRIEKPRKTK, from the coding sequence ATGTCCGAGGCGAAACCCAGATCGAAACCGGCCGACGGCATCAAACCGGGCGGCACCCCCAAGCCGCGACGGCAAAAGCCGCGTGACGAGAGACCGCGCGACGATGAACCGCGCGAGAAGAAGCCAAGCGACAAGAAGGCATCGATCGTCGAAGCGGCCGCGTCCGAGATTGTCGGCGAAGCCCCACCGCCGGAGGCGGTCGAATCCGATCCCGAGCTGACACCCGAGCAGGCAGAGCAGGCGCGTAAGAAATACCTGCTCAAACGTTTCTGGATCAGCGGGCGTGGCTATTGGGGGCGGCACGGCGACAGGCTCGGCTGGCCATTGACGATCGGGCTGCTGATCCTGATCGGCATCAATGTCGGCTTCCAGTACGGGATCAATGTCTGGAACCGTTCGATTTTCGACGCCATCGAGAAGCGCGACGCCCACACCGTGTATTTTCTCAGCGCGGTGTTCGTGCCGCTCGTCATCGGCAGCATGAGCCTTGTTGTCGCGCAGGTCTACCTTCGCATGACGATGCAGCGTCGCTGGCGATCCTGGCTGTCCACCTCGGTGATCGCGCGCTGGCTCGCCAATGGCCGCTACTACCAGCTGAATCTCGTGCAGGGCGACCACCAGAACCCCGAGGCCCGCCTCTCGGAAGACCTGCGGGTGGCCACCGAGGCGCCGGTCGACTTCGTCGCCGGCGTGATCGTCGCCACCCTTTCGGCCTCGACCTTCATCGTGGTGCTGTGGACGATCGGCGGGGCCTTGAGCTTCAACCTGGGAGGCTCGACCTTCACGGTGCCAGGCTTCCTCGTCGTCACGGCGGTGATCTATGCCGCGATCACCTCCACGTCGATGTTCGTCATCGGCCGCAATTTCGTGCGGCTGTCCGAGGAGAAGAACCAGGCAGAAGCCGAGTTCCGCTACGTGCTGACGCGCGTGCGCGAAAACGGCGAGAGCATCGCCTTGCTGGGCGGCGAAGAAGAGGAACGCAGCGGCATCGACAAGACCTTTTCCGGCGTGCTGAAACGCTGGGCGCAACTGACCGGCCAGCACATGCGCACGGCATTGGTGTCGCAGGGATCGAGCCTGTTCGCGCCGGTCGTGCCGGTGCTGCTGTGCGCGCCAAAGTTCCTCGAAGGCTCGATGTCGCTCGGCCAGGTCATGCAGGCCGCCTCCGCCTTCGCCATCGTGCAAGGCTCTTTCGGCTGGCTGGTCGACAACTATCCGCGCCTCGCCGACTGGAACGCCTCCGCACGCCGCATCGCCTCGCTGATGATGTCGCTCGACGGGCTCGAGCGCGCCGAGCAGAGCGACGAGCTCGGGCGCATCCAACACGGCGAGACCAAGGGCGACACGATGCTCTCCCTCGACAATCTCTCCGTGACGCTCGACGACGGCACGTCCATGGTGAAGGAAACCGAAGTCGCGGTCGAAGCGGGCGAGAGGGTGCTGGTTTCAGGCGAATCCGGCTCGGGCAAATCAACGCTTGTGCGGGCGATCGCCGGCCTGTGGCCGTGGGGAAGCGGCAGCGTCAATTTCCATCCCGACAAGCGGCTGTTCATGCTGCCGCAGCGGCCCTACATCCCTTCGGGCACGCTGCGCCGGGTGGTCGCCTACCCCGCGGCGGCCAACACTTGGAAGCTCGAGCAGATCAAGGCCGCCCTCGACAAGGTCGGCCTCGGTCACCTCGCCGGCCGGATCAAGGAGGAAGCACCCTGGGACCAGACCCTGTCGGGCGGCGAAAAGCAACGTGTCGCCTTCGCGCGCCTTTTGCTGCATCGCCCCGACATCGTCGTGCTGGACGAGGCGACGTCGGCGCTGGACGAAAAGAGCCAGGACCAGATGATGGAAATGGTGATCCGCGAACTGCCTGAGGTCACCATCGTCAGCGTGGCGCATCGCGCCGAACTGGAAGCGTTCCACACCCGCAAGATCACGCTGGAGCGGCGCAAGGGCGGCGCGAAACTGGTCGGGGATATCGATCTCATGGCGCGCAACCGCAAACGCGGGCTATTTCAGCGCGCCTTGTGGGGTTCCGGCACGAGGATCGAAAAGCCGCGTAAGACGAAGTAA
- a CDS encoding NAD(P)/FAD-dependent oxidoreductase, translating to MQTIDCVVAGAGVVGIAVARALAVSGREVVVVEQADAIGTVTSSRNSEVIHAGLYYAPGSLKARLCVEGRQRLYAYCAEHDIAHKRTGKLIVASEPGQTDGLRKIEANARRSGVDDLQFLTRDEAENLEPALTCAGALLSPSTGIVDSHALMLSLRGEAEAAGASFAFLTAVAGATIEADGIRIDTRDATGETFALEAGAFINAAGLEAQALAGRIEGFPRNFIPRQWLARGNYFALPGRSPFSRLIYPVPVEGGLGVHLTLDLGGRARFGPDVEWIDHVDYTVDPGRSVVFYEAIRRYWPDLADGALQPAYAGIRPKLSGPGQPAADFIIQGPADHGAGRIVNLFGIESPGLTASLAIADHVVELLYPR from the coding sequence ATGCAGACAATCGATTGTGTCGTCGCCGGAGCGGGCGTCGTCGGGATTGCCGTCGCCAGGGCGCTTGCCGTGTCGGGCCGCGAGGTGGTGGTGGTCGAGCAGGCGGACGCGATCGGCACCGTCACCAGTTCACGCAATTCCGAAGTCATCCATGCCGGGCTCTACTACGCGCCGGGAAGCCTGAAGGCCCGGCTCTGCGTCGAAGGCCGCCAGCGTCTCTACGCCTATTGCGCCGAGCACGACATCGCCCATAAGCGTACCGGAAAGCTGATCGTGGCCAGCGAGCCTGGCCAGACCGACGGGTTGCGGAAGATCGAGGCCAATGCGCGACGCAGCGGGGTCGACGATCTCCAGTTCCTGACACGTGACGAAGCCGAAAACCTGGAGCCGGCACTGACGTGCGCGGGCGCGCTGCTGTCGCCATCGACCGGCATTGTCGACAGCCATGCGCTGATGCTGTCACTGCGCGGCGAGGCCGAAGCGGCCGGTGCGTCCTTTGCTTTCCTGACCGCTGTTGCCGGGGCGACGATCGAGGCCGACGGGATCCGGATCGACACGCGCGATGCCACTGGCGAGACCTTCGCCCTGGAGGCCGGCGCCTTTATCAATGCCGCAGGCCTTGAGGCGCAGGCCCTGGCCGGCCGGATCGAGGGTTTCCCAAGGAATTTCATCCCCCGGCAATGGCTGGCGCGCGGAAATTATTTTGCGCTTCCGGGCCGGTCGCCCTTTTCGCGGCTGATTTATCCAGTTCCGGTCGAAGGCGGCCTCGGCGTCCATCTGACGCTCGACCTCGGCGGCCGTGCGCGCTTCGGGCCCGATGTCGAATGGATCGACCATGTGGATTACACGGTCGACCCCGGCCGGAGCGTCGTCTTCTACGAAGCGATCCGGCGCTATTGGCCCGATCTTGCGGACGGGGCGCTGCAGCCGGCCTATGCCGGCATCAGGCCGAAGCTGTCAGGTCCTGGCCAGCCTGCCGCCGATTTCATCATTCAGGGTCCGGCCGACCATGGCGCTGGGCGGATCGTCAACCTGTTCGGCATTGAGAGCCCCGGCCTGACGGCAAGCCTGGCCATCGCCGACCATGTCGTCGAGTTGCTGTACCCGCGATAA
- the nagA gene encoding N-acetylglucosamine-6-phosphate deacetylase: MSDRFALTGARIFDGDDWHDDAALVVRDGLVEAIVPSGAIARDVRAVDTGGGMLVPGFVDIQVNGGGGVMLNDHPDVASIETICRAHAPFGTTALLPTLITDTPAITAAAIAAGEAAALQKVPSFLGLHLEGPHLSIARKGAHDPALIRPMTDADQVMLIAARPKLPVLLTTIAPESVDPTRVAALAKAGIIVSLGHSDTGYATAKGFAEAGAAVVTHLFNAMSQIGNREPGLVGAAIDIGTLSAGLIADGIHVHPAAIRIALDAKQGPGKIVLVTDAMATIGTDMTSFTLNGRTIYRKDGSLRLADGTLAGADLDMISAVRFMHNIVGVDLSEALRMASLYPAQAIGQSHRLGRLANGTVADIVALSDGLDIRSVWIGGDKVFEAGASR; encoded by the coding sequence ATGAGCGACCGTTTTGCCCTGACTGGCGCCCGCATTTTCGACGGTGACGACTGGCATGACGATGCCGCACTCGTCGTGCGCGACGGCCTTGTCGAGGCGATTGTGCCCTCCGGCGCCATTGCCAGGGATGTCCGCGCCGTCGACACCGGTGGCGGCATGCTGGTGCCGGGCTTCGTCGACATCCAGGTCAATGGCGGCGGCGGGGTCATGCTCAACGACCACCCCGATGTTGCCTCGATCGAAACCATCTGCCGGGCGCATGCACCCTTCGGCACGACGGCGCTGCTGCCGACGCTGATCACCGACACGCCCGCGATCACCGCTGCCGCCATCGCCGCCGGCGAGGCCGCCGCGCTGCAAAAGGTGCCCAGCTTCCTCGGCCTGCATCTGGAAGGCCCGCACCTGTCGATCGCGCGCAAGGGCGCGCATGATCCGGCGCTGATCCGGCCGATGACGGATGCCGACCAGGTGATGCTGATCGCGGCGCGGCCAAAGCTGCCGGTGCTGCTCACCACGATCGCGCCGGAATCCGTCGATCCCACCCGTGTTGCGGCCTTGGCCAAGGCCGGCATCATCGTCAGCCTCGGCCATTCCGATACGGGCTACGCCACGGCAAAGGGCTTCGCCGAGGCCGGCGCCGCCGTGGTCACGCATCTGTTCAACGCGATGAGCCAGATCGGCAACCGCGAGCCCGGCCTCGTCGGCGCGGCCATCGACATCGGCACATTGTCCGCCGGGCTGATCGCCGACGGCATCCATGTCCATCCGGCAGCCATCAGGATCGCGCTCGACGCCAAACAGGGGCCGGGCAAGATCGTGCTGGTCACCGACGCCATGGCGACGATCGGCACCGACATGACCTCGTTCACGCTCAACGGCCGCACCATCTACCGCAAGGACGGGAGCCTGCGGCTTGCCGACGGCACGCTGGCCGGCGCCGACCTCGACATGATCTCGGCCGTGCGGTTCATGCACAATATCGTCGGTGTCGATCTGTCCGAGGCCTTGCGCATGGCTTCGCTCTATCCGGCGCAGGCGATCGGCCAGTCGCACCGGCTTGGCCGCCTGGCCAACGGCACGGTGGCCGACATCGTTGCGCTGTCGGACGGTCTCGACATAAGAAGCGTGTGGATCGGCGGCGACAAGGTGTTCGAGGCCGGCGCTTCACGCTAA